A region from the Gossypium hirsutum isolate 1008001.06 chromosome A08, Gossypium_hirsutum_v2.1, whole genome shotgun sequence genome encodes:
- the LOC121204571 gene encoding brassinosteroid-responsive RING protein 1, with protein MGFPVAYSELLLPRLLLHTLSLLAYLRKFISTLFLYLGLPDFLEPDIPWGEYAPETHHASAAPVSALLIRELLPVVKFSDLVDPPESCAVCLYDFEGQDEIRRLTNCRHIFHRSCLDRWMGYDQKTCPLCRTSFVPDDMQQTFNERLWAASGIPEVFGDYSQITAL; from the coding sequence ATGGGTTTCCCAGTAGCCTACTCCGAGCTTCTTCTTCCAAGATTGCTTCTCCACACGCTTTCTCTCCTTGCTTACCTTCGCAAATTCATTTCCACTCTCTTCCTCTATTTGGGTCTCCCCGATTTCCTCGAACCTGACATTCCTTGGGGCGAATACGCCCCTGAAACCCACCACGCTTCCGCCGCCCCCGTATCTGCTCTCCTCATCCGGGAACTCCTACCCGTCGTCAAGTTCTCCGACCTCGTTGACCCGCCGGAGAGCTGCGCCGTGTGCTTGTACGACTTCGAAGGGCAGGATGAGATCAGGCGGCTGACCAACTGCCGCCATATTTTCCATCGGAGCTGTTTAGACCGTTGGATGGGGTATGATCAGAAAACATGTCCGCTTTGTAGAACAAGTTTTGTTCCTGATGATATGCAACAAACGTTTAATGAGAGGCTGTGGGCTGCCTCTGGGATCCCTGAAGTCTTTGGTGATTATTCTCAAATTACTGCTTTGTAG